DNA sequence from the Musa acuminata AAA Group cultivar baxijiao unplaced genomic scaffold, Cavendish_Baxijiao_AAA HiC_scaffold_890, whole genome shotgun sequence genome:
ATTCGATCGTGGTTTACAATTATAGCTTCCACACCTATTCATTTGGCATCATTTAccatataaagaaaaggaaagagtcaAAGAAAAGATGGTGATTCAAGTCAAGATTTCTTCAGTACCCTAAccctatgtcaaatcaaaaaaagaGGCGAAAGATACCAGAGCAATGTTGTATCAGACTACTTGTCTCTTTGTAGTTGGATCCCCAAGTTTTTGGAATGCTCCAAATTCCACTTGAGCATCCAAATCTGGATCAATGCCAGCAAAAACATCTCTGAACAAGGTTCTAGCGCCATGCCAAATGTGTCCGAAAAAGAAGAGCAAAGCAAACGTAGCATGGCCAAAAGTGAACCAACCCCTTGGACTGCTACGAAAAACGCCATCAGATTTCAAAGTAGCCCGATCTAATTCAAAAATTTCACCTAATTGGGCACGTCTAGCATATTTTTTTACAGTCGCAGGATCACTATAACTGACTCCATTGAGTTCGCCACCATAGAACTCAACAGTTACACCTACTTGTTCAACACTATACTTTGATTCTGCCCTTCTAAAAGGAACATCGGCTCTAACAATTCCGTCTCCATCTACCAAAACTACCGGAAATGTTTCAAAAAAGGTAGGCATACGACGTACAAAAAGCTCGCGCCCTTCTTTATCTCTAAAGACGGGGTGTCCTAACCACCCAACAGCTATTCCATCCCCGTTGTCCATTGACCCTGCTCTGAATAATCCCCCTTTTGCTGGATTATTACCAATGTAATCATAAAAAGCTAATTTTTCGGGAATTTTAGACCAAGCTTCCGATAAACTCAGATTTTGGGCTAGTCCGGCGCTAACTCTTCGATATATTTCTTGCTGAAAGTATCCCTGATCCCACTGATAACGAGTGGGACCAAATAATTCGATTGGGGTAGTTGCTGAACCATACCACATAGTTCCAGCAACAACGAAAGCTGCAAAAAAAACAGCAGCGATACTACTGGAAAGTACAGTTTCAATATTGCCCATACGTAATCCTTGTATAGACGTTGAGGCGGACGGACACTAAGATGGAATAAGCCTGCTAATATGCCCAATGTACCCGCTGCAATATGATGAGAGGCTATTCCTCCGGGAACAAAAGGATCAAAGCCTTCTGCGCCCCACGCTGGACTTACGGGTTGTACTTTTCCAGTTAGTCCATAAGGATCGGACACCCATATTCCAGGACCATACAAACCTGTTACATGAAATGCGCCAAAGCCAAAGCAAGCCAACCCTGAGAGAAATAAATGAATTCCAAAGATCTTAGGCAAATCCAAAGATGGTTTGCCCGTACGTTCATCACAGAATATTTCTAGGTCCCAATACACCCAATGCCAGATAGCTGCCAAGAAGCACAAGCCAGAAAACACAATATGTGCCCCTGCCACACCTTCATAACTCCAAATACCGGGATTCGTTACAGTTCCTCCTGAAATACTCCAACCACCCCACGAATTGGTTATTCCTAAACGAGTCATGAAGGGTATAACGAACATACCTTGTCTCCACATTGGATCAAGAGCGGGGTCAGAGGGATCAAAAACCGCTAATTCGTATAAAGCCATCGAACCGGCCCAACCAGCAACTAGGGCTGTATGCATTATATGGACAGAAAGCAATCGACCGGGATCATTCAATACGACAGTATGAACACGATACCAAGGCAAACCCATGGAAATACCCCtttatcaaagaaaaatagacACTATGTCACTTTATTTTATCGCATTGGAAAAGACTATACTATGTATCTAACCTTTTCAGTAGATTCCGTATGAGAAAGGGTTAATTTTTATTCCGTTCCATTGAAAATAATGGAACAATTCTGTTCGTAAGAACAAAGAGAAGCAGATCTATTCTATACCCGATAAGTACCAATACGCAATGGGAGGATTAGTTCTACTTTCGGGAAACGAATGCATAGATACTTGTTTATTACTCCAACGATTGATCCGTTAGTTAAAATTTTTCTTTATTCATTCTGTCTTACTCTATAAAATAAACCTTCCAATTTATGTATAAAAATCTATGTATAAAATACAATAAACAGAAAAAGGGATGAAGACGATAAAGCCATTGTTATGTTTCCACATTAAAGTGAAGTATAGTActcaattttttctttaatttaatgcCCGTTGGTGTTCCAAAAGTACCTTTTCGGAGTCCTGGAGAGGAAGATGCAGTTTGGGTTGACTTATAGTGCGACTTGTCAGACATATTGGGTTATATGGAATTTACCCGTTCTCTCCCTCGATCGAAATATCCTCTGTTTCGCCTAAGAAATATTGTATTGAGTGAACCATCAATCATTCGGAGCGTGAAGTGCAAttagatcaatttatttattttgaggatcAATTAGGAGAATTTATGGTTGacttggaaaaataaaaataaaataaagtaataaagtatccagataaaataaagtaataaagtatccagGCTCCGTTCAGAAAATACCAAATTGGTAATCCATGTAATGTATGATTACCGCTTGTATCATAAACGATTCTTATCCTTATTATAGGAGTGATTTCAAACGTCCAACCAATAACCAACGGAATAGTATGATGAGTACATCGAATGATTGGGGAAAGGCATGAaacgaattgaaaaaaaaaagtcgtaACAAAAAGAAGTGGTACTGAGACCATTTGCCCTATATGTGCAAATGGAATTCGGACAGATCTTTTCCCGGAGTAGAACATGAACCTAAAAGAATTGAAAAGGCCCAttcagaaacaagaaaattacatCGTGATTTGAATGTCGATGAAACAATACATCAATGAGAGAGATTTGTTCAATTTCAATAAGTTCagtaaattctttttttataggTAAGGAAGCCAAAACTCATCTCATGTCTTTTTAAAAATGGAAGCTttattagaaaaacaaaaacctattacagaaaaaaaaaaaaaaaaaatagaactggAATCGACACATTGATTCTTTTTTCGCAATTTTTTTGAACCGTATGCATCCAAAGGTGCACGtacagttcctaaaggaaccaattTTGTCCTAATCAACCGACTTCATCGAGAAAGATTACTTTTTTTAGGTCAAGAGGTTAATAGCGAGATCTCAAATCAAATTGTTGGTCTCATGGTATATCTCAGTATAGAAGATAATACTAGGgatctttttttgtttataaacTCTCCCGGCGGATGGGTAGTATCAGGAATAGCTATTTATGATACTATGCAATTTGTGCCACCCGATGTGCATACAATATGCATGGGGTTAGCCGCTTCTATGGGATCTTTCATTCTGATCGGAGGAGAAATTACCAAACGTCTAGCATTCCCTCACGCTTGGCGCCAATgagtttttatttgaaaaaaaaaagaaagactatGCCTTCGCCATATTGAATATGAATAATAAGTAATAATAGCATGGCACTTCGAGTTCGATATGAACAAACCATTATTGTTTTTTCATAACATGAGATTTTGTATCGAGATAGTAGTATGAAACAAAGGTTATTTCCGATTTGTTGATTTTATGTGTCGGGGGTACATTTCAGCGTCACAAACCATTTTTCTTCCACACCAGAAGTTTCTTTCTGATATTTATGTTATGGAAGAGtacgaaaatgaaaaaaaaaaagatcagtttTCCTTATTTGATCGTATCAGAAAGGCACTTTGGGATTGCTAAATCACAGACGAGATAAATATATAAAGCAACAGAACCATCATAGTATTTTTGACTCCTACGAAAGGAAGGGTGGTAAATGGATCATTCAACGATCTGAATCAGAtggattctctttctttcttagatagaatagaagagaagaaaaaagtaaATTCCATTGCGGAGCCGTATGCAACGCACAGAAGATGCCTGTACGGTTGTtcaatttcttcttgttattttttttttatcccttacATTAGCCCAATCATACGAGATAGAGGAACCGTTCATGATGTtatatcaatatcaatatatttagggtcatgattcatcaacctgctagttctttttatgaatcacgAACAGGGGAATTTGTCCTGGAAATGGAAGAACTACTGAAACTTCGTGAAACCCTCACAAAGGTTTATGTACAAAGAACGGGCAAGCCTTTATGGGTTGTATCCGAAGACATGGAAAGGGATGTTTTTATGTCAGCAACAGAAGCCCAAGCTCATGGCATTGTTGATCTCGTAGCGGTCGAAAATGAAAATACCGGGGATTTCGTGTAAATCCATTTCAAACCATAATTCGAATTTTCTGTGATTTGGTATTGAATAGaaaaaattcataatcatcaatccAATCATCAGGTTAAGATCGATCTAAACCAACCCATTCCATTCtaattctatatatacatatatatatatacgacatgCCAACTATTAAACAACTTATTAGAAACGCAAGACAGCCGATAAGAAATGTTACGAAATCTCCCGCTCTTAGAGGATGTCCTCAGCGTCGAGGAACATGTACTAGGGTGTATGTGCGACTCGTTCAGATCATGAGTTCGAACAAATGAGACAATTTTTCCAGTGTCAATGACCGGTACCAATGAATAGGGTAAATGGAAAAGATCTATCATATACCTATATTGTGTATGGAATTTATGGTTTCCATTGGTGCAAATCCAATCACCTAGATTTGAGATGAAAAGCAATTCCCCATTGGTAGCAAATAGTTATCCATTAAGCGGAGGAAATAGtattataagaagcaaaaagattatgcgcCTATTGTTAAAAGAGCGGACTAAGAGGGTCAGCTACCTAGCCAACTTTCCTAATTAAATGCCGTCACTGTATAGATAACTCTTAGTGTGAAAAGAGTTATTACTCTATAATTGATGGGTAGAGCCAAAGAGTGTGAACTATACAAGTTCACAATACCATTTGGTTAAATGAAAGAAGAGGCTCCGGTGTATAGAGAGGACCTCACCGTTTAAGAAGTAACCATAGAAACGATGGAACCCACTATTTTTTTTGagtatcattataatttcttatttgcAGGTGAAATGCCTGGACGGAATAAAAAATTGTGGTCAGGAAGGTTATAGTAGCAAAAGCCAttggaatttatattttatatatcggaATAATCCGTTTTGTTATTAATCGACCGTGAGAGGGGAAAAGGATGACTGAAAGAATCGAAATCAATTAGTTATTCATTAAGGTTTAATTTGATTCAATGACCAGAGTTAGACGGGGATATACAGCTCGGAGACGTCGAACAAAAATTCGTTTATTTGCATCAACCTCTAGAGGAGCTCATTCAAGACTTACTCGAACGATTACTCAACAGAAAATGAGAGCTTTGGCTTCCTCTCATCGAGATAGAGGCAGGCAAAAGAGGGATTTTCGTCGTTTGTGGATCACTCGGATAAATGCAGTAACTCGTGATAATAAGGTATTGTATAGTTATAGTAGATTAATACACAATCTGTACAAGAAGCAATTGCTTCTTAATCGTAAAATACCTGCACAAATAGCTATATCAAATAAGAATTGTCTTTACATGATTTCCAACAAGATCATCAAATAAAGTAGATTCTAAAGTAATATACAGTACAGGAATGATTGAAACAGAATTCCCCGGAGAAGGAACTCCggaaaatagaataaaaagaaattaagatAGTAATAGGAATGAACGAAtatgtttcaataaaaaaaattgtctccattttttgtttcttataacaCAGGAACCCGCTCTAGATTCTAGGCCTTTTCGAACAAAACATCAATCTGAGCTTGAGTTACAATTGGAGTTTTGAGTCAATTGAAGAGTATGTctatttatttttggttctagGACCAGTAGTTCTGGGGATCGACTCGGCTCTCTCAAATTGTTTCTCATTATTAAGAAAAGGTAACAAAGATAAAATACGGGCTTGCTTTATAGCAATAGTAATTAATCGTTGTTGTTTCAAAGTCAATCTATTCACCCGCCTAGATAATATTTTTCCTTGTTCACTAATAAATCGACTAATTAAACTCATGTTTCTATAATCGATTCGATCCCCCGATCCAATTGGGGGCAAACGCCTACGAAAAGATCGCTTGGATTTACGAAAAGATTGCTTGGATTTATCCATGGTTTATTccttatttctaaaattctaTTTCTTTATTCACTTCAGTTCAGATCCGACCAAAATAGGCTTTGATTtgtatacattatgtatattatatatcttatacattatgtatattatacattatgtatattatatatgttaaatatatgttaagtatgttaaatatatgttaagttcttctaaatatatgttaagttcttcctcttccttggcgAGAGCGCACACGCGTTCTGTTCGATCTATTTCTTTATTTCTCCATGAATCGTATGCTTGTTACAATAGCGACAAAATTTTCTCAATTCTAATCGACCAGGCGTATTGTGTCGATTCTTTTGAGTAATATATCTAGAAATACCTGGCGATTCTTTATTGACATCATTTCGGGCACAACTGGTACATTCCAAAATAACTATGACTCTGACATCTTTACCCTTGGCCATGAACCTCCTTTGAATTTTGGATCGGCTTAACTCTTCTATTTTCGATCcgagctgaagaagaagaaaagaacaaaaaaaatcgaTAGAAGTTACTAACTAGAAATGGAATTTCTAAGTATTTCGTTGCAattatcatttcattatataatgataattaatattatattaatggagtaacaattttactagaataataaagtaataatttaatggagtaataattaaataatacaatttctttctaactctcaattgttcctatcctaaatctcaatattttattaatatttattttatttattatttaagttAAATATCTTCTTTCTATGCTATGATTTCGTGGAACTCGCCGTAGACTGGATCCACATTTTCATTTCTGTTCTCCAAAATTCGATCTTCGATCTACCACATTTTTGCTGAGGTTCAatacacttttttcttttccttcctatcCTAAAGAACTGAAAAAATAGGGGCGAAATTCGAAATTTTAGTCACGTGGAATTGTATCTctaattttcttcatttcttcgcaTATCAATCAATAACTAGAATTAAAAAAAGGGGAATGACAAGGCATCCGGAAATAACCGATTAATTTCTATCAATAGGCCTGCTAAAGACCCAAACCATAGAGTACTTAGCACAGGTGCCACGGAGAGATATGTTTTTATATCTCGCATTGAAAATCCTCCTTCTATTATGGATTGTAATACATATATGGTCAGATGCTGTAGTTCAAGATCATTTGTATTTTTTTACACGGAATTCCTAACTAAACAGGATTCCTAACTAAAATAGATATGTACAATGAAGcaatagatttttttctttttttgtaaaagaaaaaaaatctaatcccTTGTTCCTGAGCATTACTGATAAATATTAACTTTTTTATACGTTAGGTTTCAGATGtatataattcttttattatatgaaaccaaaaagaagaaatgacaagaaaattgtatatagatggaggagaaaatgacgatatggaaaacaagacagggattttgtacaatgaaactgtacaacaattttgaaaaggGATGTAGCGCAGCTTGGTAGCGCGTTTGTTTTGGGTACAAAATGTCACGGGTTCAAATCCTGTCATCCCTACCTATTACTTCTCCCATGGGCAGTAACGAGGGATTCATTGAGATCGATTAAAATTGGACATAATCTTCCGGTCTTGCATACTATATGTATGCAAGACGTATTGGGGGTAGAAAAATTACTTTTCTTTACAGTACAGTCGTATCTCCTGTCATAAGGATAAGAAAGCGCTCTTAGTTCAGTTCGGTAGAACGCGGGTCTCCAAAACCCGATGTCGTAGGTTCAAATCCTACAGAGCGTGATTCGGTTTATTTGATgtcgaatcacaataaaataattaataatttaacaaaacaAAAAGTTGAATTGTAACTTGAATTTGACCTCCTTCCTGCAGGAGGtcaatcaaaaaaagaaagaaatattactCAATCAAAGGTCCAACTGATCACCACGTCTATATTGTAAATATGCGGTTACGAATAATCCTGCTAAAGTAATAGGAATTAGACCTAAGACGATTCCAAATAGAAAAACTTCAATCATTTCGGTTTGTTTAAGGGGATAAAAAGAAAGGTaagatctatccctaaatattAATCTGAATTATCCGTGAATCTCAATGACCAAGAATTGGCAATTGATGTGAGAAAGAACCATAGAATACCCGGAATCTCAGAGAAATAttcgtttttatcaatttttcattCAATTCATTTCAAATAAGTCGTATCTTGTTCAAACCAATGAATAGAGCTGAGGTTATAGTTAAAGCAGCCAGTAGAAAACCGAAATAACTAGTTATAGTAAGCATGAAAGAGCTAAATTAGATATGTTCTTTTGCTACATATGTTGATAAAACACTTACCTAAGTTTCAATTTTTACAAAATACGACGGCAAGAAAAAATCAATTGACAGAATTAGTTTAGTTCCAATTGAAAATTCTGGATTCATCAGTCATTATAGATAAGACTAACTAAGAGTGACATAGGTAGAAAAATTCGATTCATCTGCTGTGACATTGACCGATCCTATGATTCGGAATCAACAGATTCATTGTGGAatttgtgagttgaataaagtatttgtgagttgaataaagtaatagtaaaagtaagtaaaatataaagtataagtaaaagtaatagtAATTAAGAACTGTGCCGTGTAACTTCATTCAAAACTTAAATTACTTATGGACTTatacttaaatattaaataaaatattaaataaaatataagtaatttaagtaattttggaataaaagaattggatttgaaaattccattttaatcatttcctttctaTTTCAATAGGATCTAATCCTTTTTGGAACGAACGGCCTGATACtatttaccttttatttattttaactcatTGGACTCAGTACAGTAATAGGTTGCTTAATTGCCCATAACATAATATttcgaatgaaaagaaaaaggtgtCCCACGATCTATCGAAAAAAATAAAACCTTTactctatttttcatttttatatttttattcttttttttcaggTCCAACTCGATTCAAAGACGAACAACTTCCATTATCCTTTTAGATTCTATATTCTGTCTTTCCATATCATGGAGTTCCATACTTCTAGTTTGGTCAAGAAAGAACCTTTGTTTTGGATCTAATACAATAACGGTTGCATCACGAATATGGATTGTTCCAACTGGGTTCTGTTTCTTTCATGTTCTGTTTCTTTCACTAATATAGTATATACTATTGTATTTTGTATTAcagtatatttattgtattatacgACCAACCAATTACTTGaaataaaaagatttgaacaaaaaAACTTTTAACCAAAAAATGGGTTTATTATAGATTTCGCATACATATAATTGAATTGTGTGAATATTATAATATGCTTCATAAATTATTAGAAACCATCGATTCACGCTTTTCCAAGATCTTTACTTTCTATTATGAATCCAATAATGGAAATCTTATAAGGAATTTGAGTAATTTTCTATTGATCTATTGAATAACATAGAGTTATGCATAGacaaggaacaaaaaaagaagaaaagaattatgTAGCATTTCGGTACCGATCGAGACTGCGTTGCTGTGCCAGAGGAAGGATAGCTATACTGATTCGGTATACTTGAAATAAACCTTTGGTACAAAATTGACGATCTCACAAAGATGCAATATCAGTAGTTTTCCATTTACTGATCCCATCTTTCAAGGAATCGATTCCCTTTTTTGAATGTACAAAAATTTGTGGAGCTCAGAATGTCTGGAAGCACGGGAGAACGTTCTTTTGCTGATATTATTACCAGTATTCGATACTGGGTCATTCATAGCATTACTATACCTTCCCTATTCATTGCGGGTTGGTTATTCGTCAGTACGGGTTTAGCTTACGACGTGTTTGGAAGTCCTCGGCCAAACGAGTATTTCACAGAGAGCCGACAAGGTATTCCATTGATAACCGGCCGTTTTGATTCTTTGGAACAACTTGATGAATTTAGTAAATCCTTTTAGGAGGCCCCCAATGACCATAGATCGAACCTATCCAATTTTTACAGTGCGATGGTTGGCTGTTCACGGACTAGCTGTACCTACCGTTTCTTTTTTGGGGTCAATATCAGCAATGCAGTTCATCCAACGATAAACCTAATTTGAATTATAGAGCTATGACACAATCAAACCCGaatgaacaaaatgttgaatTGAATCGTACCAGTCTATACTGGGGTTTATTACTCATTTTTGTACTTGCTGTTTTATTTTCCAATTATTTCTTcaat
Encoded proteins:
- the LOC135664796 gene encoding photosystem II CP47 reaction center protein-like, whose product is MQNKNTFSWVKEEMTRSISVSIMIYVITRASISNAYPIFAQQGYENPREATGRIVCANCHLANKPVDIEVPQAVLPDTVFEAVVRIPYDKQLKQVLANGKKGTLNVGAVLILPDGFELAPLDRISPELKEKIGNLSFQSYRPNKRNIIVIGPVPGQKYSEIVFPILSPDPATKKDVHFLKYPIYVGGNRGRGQIYPDGSKSNNTVYNATSAGLACFGFGAFHVTGLYGPGIWVSDPYGLTGKVQPVSPAWGAEGFDPFVPGGIASHHIAAAFVVAGTMWYGSATTPIELFGPTRYQWDQGYFQQEIYRRVSAGLAQNLSLSEAWSKIPEKLAFYDYIGNNPAKGGLFRAGSMDNGDGIAVGWLGHPVFRDKEGRELFVRRMPTFFETFPVVLVDGDGIVRADVPFRRAESKYSVEQVGVTVEFYGGELNGVSYSDPATVKKYARRAQLGEIFELDRATLKSDGVFRSSPRGWFTFGHATFALLFFFGHIWHGARTLFRDVFAGIDPDLDAQVEFGAFQKLGDPTTKRQVV